tgtccacgtgttagacccaacgaggctacacgtgaggcggcgtgttgagattattagtcccacattgtttggacaatctaagatcctgcggttaacaatccttagggcctctccactcatggccaattggttttgagttggatgcccgcagactttaatataAGCGGACATGGAGGGAGTTGTATGAGATTATTGAGATACATTTATTATTTTTGGACCCTTATTACATTTTTATATACACGAGTCGATGGATTGTTCTtcgtcaaaagaaaaagaaaatacaaatcaATGGATTGTTcaattactttttatttttcccatttttaatttatattttttctCTTATATATGACAAAAGGTCGTTCTCTGAATGCTCGCCCCAAATCTCTAAATTTTTAGAGACAACCCTGATTATTAATTATTGACGAGAGATTTAGAGTCCTGATGTCATGGTGGGTTCGTGTGACAGCACAAATGAACTCGGAGGTCTCGtccataaataaaaaaatttcttacTCGCACGTAATAATATGAACCAAATTAAGAATCTATAATATGATAACCAGATTAAGAATCTTACTTGCCTTTTCAATATTTAATGATAAACATTAATTATACAGACAATTACAACCATAAATTTATCTTTTACAAGAGTAAAGATGACAggccaagttatctagctttacTTAGAAAACTTTATTTTATATAGTAAAATAAGAAGCAACCCGGCAATATCTTTCTTACTATATACTTAGTTCACTATAACCCATGCAATATCATGCATTAACacaaaaatatattttcaaataattaatCATATTTGCTTACCACATGCTTGATGGGTAAAAGCTCTAGAGGATATCTAGTACCTGATAATCCTTCCATGTTCAAGTCTTCAGTGTTCAATCCTTCTGGCAGTTCCCAATCGAAAGTGTACAATATATTGGCTAGGACAAGCTCTGTTAACACACTGCCCATATTCAATCCTGGGCAAATCCTTCTACCTCCCCCAAAAGGCTTGTACtcgaaattttgattttcaccaagaGCAAATGAGCTATTTTTAAATCTCTCAGGCAAGAATTCCTCAGGATTTTTCCAATATTTTGGATTTCTCGCCAACGCCCATGTATTTATTAGGACCCACGTCTTGGGGTATATGTCGTAACCATCAATTTTACTGTGTTTTATGCTTTCTCTTGTAAGCAACGGAAGTGTTGGATGCAACCTTAGAGTTTCTTTAACTACCATTTTTAAGTAATGGAAATTATCAAGGTCTGATTCTTCTACCTTTTCTTTGGATCCCATATAGCTTCTAATCTCTTCTTGAACTTTTTTCTTTGCTTTGGGATTTTTAGCCAGTTCTGCCATTACCCAAGTCATTACACCAGCTGCTATGTCTACTCCACCGAGATATACATTCTGGTAGTTTTAAACACATTCTCATGTATTACTTAGGATTCATAAGTTGATGATAAAAATGtagaaataagaaagaaaaggaaTCTACGATATCATGCTAAATATTTTACAATGTAAAAGAAACTGTTAGAAATCACCGTTGTTCGAGTGTAAATTGAAAAATCATTCAGAAAACCTTGACATATTTCTTTGTAATACCCAACAAACCCCAGAATTTGAGGTTTTATATGAATCTATGTTCCCATACAGTGGCGGAACCAGAAAATGAATCTGGGACTGGCTTGAAACCTAGTTGGcatgaaaaaaatttatttagGGCTGGCTTAAGCCTGTGTTTTAGGCTTTTCTTCTTAGCTAAACTTAAAATCCATTACAAAATGTAAGCTTTTTCTGGACTTTGGACTGGCTTAAGCCATCCCAGGTCGCCATGTAGTTCCGCCCAGGTTCCCATATACGGGAGTTAGGAAAATAAATGATAGCTATCTACTTCAAGTTAAATTTTCAATTGAGAAGACAAGAAAATTTCTTCTATGCACGTTATGTTGCCTTATGTTATCGACGGGTGTAGACTAATTAAAGTAAACCAAGATGATTCCATTAAGTATTTATGTTACCGGTTTTAGTCTTTTATCTTTCATCCTTTATCGTTTTCTTTATGAAAATATATTAAAGGAATAAAAGAATAATCTTTGTTAAAGATGCAGTCATTTTTAAATTCATATCTTTATGAAAATAACGATAAATTACATTTTCTATCTTCCGAACTGAGTTTTTTATGATTTATAATTTATTTGTTTTAGGAAAATTGAAATAGATATATGCAATgtttttataatttataatttatttgGACTCGTTTTTCTTCAGACAATGTGTTGGCCAAGTTAATCTAAATCAGTAAACTCTTGAAGcgaaaattttaattattatataAAAAGACTTGACGGAAAATGAAGGAATCAACTTTGGGACCTCAAGGTTATATTGAATAGTTACAAACTGTTGTTCCATGTTCTTATTTGATGATAAAGAATGATTTATACATCCATTTTGGAACCTCATTTTGTATGGAATAGTTACAACCCATGATTTCATTTTCTAGCTAGGAACTATTACTTTATATTTGATGataaataattaatcaaaattgatatatttgaaagtAAAACGAAGAACCTTTTAcgcatttttttttatattggcTAAATGTCCTTTtacttttaatttatttattttcaaatttAAAATTTTATACGATCTTATTCTTTTTTAAATGTTTTTCTTTTAAGTTTTTGTTTCAGAATCAACATGATAGAATGAAAAATACCATGTTGATTCTAGATAGTCGGCATGGAAatagatgaataccatgccgactttagTATTTCTTTCCCGGAAATCACAATTGATCGTGCCGATCATGTCCAAATTTTTAGGCAGTAGTCTACACGGTCATTTTTGTCAATACCGATTATATATGATGGGTATTTGTTCATGTAATAAACACCATGTTGATTTCTTTAGATGAAAAACGCCATCAACTTTCGGCGTAGTATTCAACAAATACATAATGAAAACTATATACCACCGGCATGATATTCATCGGTTATCTCTGACGATgtcataaaaaaaatggaaaaagcaAAAGGGTTTTCTTTTTCaatacaaaactagtcataaaaacccaaggtgaccaaacttgtggtacaaaaaccccactcaaatgttgggattcattaaaactccatcttaaactaaattatacaaaaacaccaaaattttaaaaaattgatacaaaaatcccaaatttcaaaattggtctcatcaaattttatgatgaaacaaaaaattggtttcgtcaaattctatgaggtttcatcaaattttatgtccatcaaaattttaatttttggggtttttgtattacTTTTAATTtggtggatggatagtgactcatttggggttataactcgcggaccgttttaaATAATTTAATAACGTATGGAGGGATAACTTGGACTTTTATAGTTTTGAGAATCCCTCGCAACATACCCAGAATAGGAATAAATCTCCCCAGTTATGGGTTCCTAAACAACTGGGTTCGGATACAAAAGTTTGGTTCAGGATGAAGCCCAGTAATTAGATCAACTTAACTGGGTTAGGCAGATTACTACTCCCCTGTTTAATTAAAGAGATTAATTAAAGATAAAGAGTAAAGGAAATTACCAGAACTACTGCTTTGATATGATTGTTAGTGAGACGAAATGTACTCGTGTGAGCCTTTCTTAGTTTAAGCAAAACGTCTATGATATCTTCGTGCTCCAGTTTCAGTGCCTGCGGATTGTCATGTTCGTCTAAGACTTGTTGCAAAAACATATCCAAATAACGAAAGCATGTTTCTGTTCTACGATGGATTCCAGTGATCCTATCAATAATCCAACTTAACTTGGGAAAAAAGTCGGATGCCGATAAACTAGTCAAAA
Above is a genomic segment from Papaver somniferum cultivar HN1 chromosome 10, ASM357369v1, whole genome shotgun sequence containing:
- the LOC113318633 gene encoding cytochrome P450 71B9-like, which encodes MENTLLHNFLLLLPLLLLPLYFFITLFQGRNVQNKPNFPPGPPELPIIGNLHQLTAKQPYQTLSQLSKIYGPVMRLKYGRVPTVVISSVEAAEQVMKTLDLEFCNRIQFAGRRRLSYNYVDIALTPHGEYWREIRKICALELLSAKRVQSFKAVRAEEVDVLIKSILSSSSNNNPVNVYEKLTSFAHQTICRVAFGSTDGQSKNIFDNGRLTQVLDEVAFLTSLSASDFFPKLSWIIDRITGIHRRTETCFRYLDMFLQQVLDEHDNPQALKLEHEDIIDVLLKLRKAHTSTFRLTNNHIKAVVLNVYLGGVDIAAGVMTWVMAELAKNPKAKKKVQEEIRSYMGSKEKVEESDLDNFHYLKMVVKETLRLHPTLPLLTRESIKHSKIDGYDIYPKTWVLINTWALARNPKYWKNPEEFLPERFKNSSFALGENQNFEYKPFGGGRRICPGLNMGSVLTELVLANILYTFDWELPEGLNTEDLNMEGLSGTRYPLELLPIKHVVSKYD